From a single Fuerstiella sp. genomic region:
- a CDS encoding GspE/PulE family protein — MYLQTLPRDDLSVIGFRDEEIRFLESLSPEEWLQKISECPGLSEHKVLQVISRILALPLYDLDALDIDIGVIEAIPVNILFRRQVVPVADVDGVLTVAVTDPFDCDLVADLEHASGQAVTLAIATGQQIRDVLKGAIGLAGGALNDLMDNSEFDERFADTVSSDDLDASALAEESSVVALVNEMLQDAASSGASDLHIEPAELGFGVRYRIDGLLLDQTMPTDVMRLQPAIVSRLKIMGRLNVAERRLPQDGRFKFTTPTEHIDVRLSTIPMMYGESVVLRLLRQGRQKWGLDQLQISESQIGQWRDVVSQAHGIFLVTGPTGSGKTTTLYHVLAELRANKPEAKIITIEDPVEYSLPGVHQIQVNEATGLTFATGLRSILRHDPDIILLGEIRDQVTARHAIEAALTGHLVLASLHTNNASGAFTRLIDMGVEPYLVSSTVVAAAAQRLVRTLCVYCRKQTADAALPNQAGNQYESAGCNECRNKGYTGRMPIMELLVADDPIRTLCNRRASSHEIGSHARAVGMQTLWDVGQSAIAKGHTTQEELSRVLGGEGLSTAGMSKASPLTAGFETDSQQPADLPL, encoded by the coding sequence AACATAAGGTGCTTCAGGTAATCAGTCGCATCCTTGCTCTGCCTCTGTACGACCTGGATGCACTGGATATCGATATCGGTGTTATCGAAGCGATTCCCGTCAATATCCTGTTCCGTCGGCAGGTCGTGCCTGTTGCTGACGTTGACGGAGTGTTGACCGTTGCCGTTACCGATCCGTTTGACTGTGATCTGGTGGCCGATCTGGAACACGCTTCCGGTCAGGCAGTTACTTTAGCAATTGCCACGGGGCAGCAGATCCGTGATGTTCTTAAGGGGGCAATTGGACTCGCCGGCGGAGCATTAAATGATTTGATGGACAATTCGGAGTTCGATGAACGCTTCGCCGATACGGTGAGCAGCGATGATCTGGATGCGTCTGCGCTGGCCGAAGAGTCGTCTGTTGTTGCACTTGTCAATGAAATGCTGCAGGACGCCGCTTCTTCCGGAGCCAGTGATCTGCACATTGAACCCGCGGAACTTGGATTTGGGGTGCGTTATCGAATTGACGGGTTACTGCTGGACCAGACGATGCCCACTGATGTGATGCGACTGCAGCCGGCTATTGTCAGCAGATTGAAAATCATGGGAAGGTTAAACGTCGCGGAGAGACGACTGCCGCAGGATGGTCGTTTCAAATTCACCACACCGACAGAACATATCGACGTACGGCTGTCTACAATTCCCATGATGTACGGTGAAAGTGTTGTGTTGAGGCTGCTGCGTCAGGGACGCCAAAAGTGGGGCCTTGACCAGTTGCAGATTTCTGAATCACAGATTGGCCAGTGGCGCGATGTGGTTTCGCAGGCTCACGGAATTTTTTTGGTGACCGGTCCGACTGGAAGCGGAAAAACCACAACTCTTTATCATGTTCTGGCGGAACTGAGAGCAAACAAACCGGAAGCCAAGATTATCACGATCGAAGATCCTGTAGAATATTCACTGCCGGGTGTCCATCAGATACAGGTTAATGAGGCAACTGGACTCACCTTTGCAACAGGCCTGCGAAGCATTCTGAGACATGATCCTGATATCATTCTGCTGGGCGAAATTCGTGATCAGGTAACAGCGCGCCATGCAATTGAAGCGGCATTAACCGGTCATCTGGTTCTTGCTTCACTGCATACCAATAATGCGTCTGGTGCATTTACACGCCTGATCGATATGGGCGTAGAACCTTATTTGGTTTCAAGCACGGTCGTGGCTGCAGCCGCTCAGCGACTGGTTCGCACACTCTGTGTGTACTGCAGAAAACAAACTGCTGATGCGGCCCTGCCGAATCAAGCCGGAAATCAGTATGAGTCGGCAGGGTGCAATGAATGCAGAAACAAGGGATACACAGGTCGGATGCCAATTATGGAACTGCTGGTCGCTGATGACCCGATTCGCACGTTATGCAATCGGCGAGCGTCATCACATGAAATCGGCAGTCACGCACGTGCTGTTGGAATGCAGACATTATGGGATGTTGGACAGTCAGCAATTGCCAAAGGACATACGACTCAGGAAGAACTCTCGCGGGTTCTAGGGGGTGAAGGGCTGAGTACTGCTGGTATGAGTAAGGCGTCACCATTGACTGCAGGTTTTGAAACTGACTCACAACAACCTGCAGACCTCCCGTTATGA